The genomic segment aaaaaaaataaataaataaaactgccgCCTCCTAAGGGCCTGAGACAGGAGAGCGGGGCAAAGAAAAGGGGCcgtcaggaactgacacacaggtaagtaaactaCACCTTCCACCCCAAaagttctggtcacttcccttcaaCCGGTCTCTAGCAAtgcgtttctctcctctctctcgccaCGCTCCCTGGACCTCGTCCCGATTCCGTCTGCCACCACCGGAcccgacctggaagctggactCCAGACCTAAAAAGGCAAGGTAGGTAAACCACTGGAGGCCTCAAGCACACTCTGATGGGGGTGCAGGGGGCCAACCAGCACAGGTAGGCTATATAGAACGATTAATTGTCCTTTCCCCTCTTCCAGAAATCTAGGAAAATGATTTGCCCCCCCATCAAGGATCCATGGGGGGCCCCCAAACGTCCTGGACTCCACACTGGGACCCCGAGCAATTGCACCCATCCCTTGCTCTaccaaggaaaacaaaaaaagaaacgcgTGTCCAAAAATAAATTGCTATTTGTTGTAAatccaaaaaaaacattatagtgAAATCCTTAAATGATAAAATGATTGTTATCCACCAATTATAGTATACAAtagccagaaagaaaaaaaacacaacaagtaaaaaaatacagccaacctCCCTATATTGTCCCTacacaacaaaaagaaacaagagAAAAAAACCTCCAAACCTGTTCCTGAATATGGTTCCAGTGCTAGTCCGTCCCCACAATGTTCTTGTTGCCAAATAATCGTTCTCCCGAAGTATTCCAAACAGTAAATCTTCCTCAGTATATTTTCCCCAAGGCTGCACGCTCTTCCTGCACACACTCCTGCTGGTTCTTCCTATCTTCCGTTTTCCTCCTCTGCTCTCAAATCCAGCCCCTTATATAGTCCTGCCTGGTCCGCCATTCGCTGTGGCACTAACCAGGCAGGACTTCCAGTTGCTGGGGAGAAAATGCTCTACCCACAGTCAGCCACAACCACATAAAACCAACTGGGGGTTGAGATAAGCtgattccagtaaaaaaaaattaaaaaaacagtacacaaaaaccCATTTAAAATTCGTCACTTGTGACACTTATACTAAAATAACATTCAGGTATAGTGCTAATTCCATTATTCCATCATTTCCCCATCTGTGCACACTACTGCACCAAGAACTAGGCATTGTGAACTGTGAACTGTCATTTTTGTTTGCTGCCTTCCTCCTTGAAGCTTGTCACTTTATAACACTATAAAATAAACAGGAATCGTGCTACGAAATACAGTCACTATCCAaaagtcaccaattattttttattattttctcccaatttggcatatccaattatttttaggctcagctcaccgctaccactctggcgatgacttgggagcggcgaagatgaacacacgctgtcctggCCCCGCTGCTACCTGCACCAGCCCTAGCCACTGATCCTCCCACGGGAGGCCAAGTCGAGCCTGAATCGCAGCCATTGATGGCGGAGGGGGATACGCTATCGTTAGCGGCCTCCTGGGATAACTCCTTCCCAACTGAGATGGAGGAAGAAGGGGAACCAGCGCCATCGACTGTGACAGGACCTAGCTCAGAGGTTGCCTCCGAGTCTAATTTGCCACTATTGCCCAGCTCCATGCCGGCACTGATGGGGCGCGCTGCAAGCTTCTTGCAGATCCCCTGAACAACACCAACAGAGCCCCACCGGTCCGTATTCCGGACACAGGCAGCGGCTCCTGTGGTGCAACCCTTCCCACAATTTCCTGACCATGCAGGAAGTACGCTCCTCTTGGGACTGTCCGGCATCAGCGCCGAGTGTGTTGAAGCAAGCTGCAAGGTTCGCTGCATTAGAGGACGTGGAGAAACTGGGGCTGGCAAGTTTCCCCCCAGTcgactccaccatcgcggcctTGGTTAAGGCTCCGCCGGTGGGTGGATCACCCAGAAGCCCCATGTGCCTAACCCTCAATGTAGGCTACCGGAGACACACCTAAAGAGGGCTTATGCAACAGAAGCGCAGGCGACTCACCTAGCTAACACGATTTCTCACCTCGTACCTGGATGGCGTGCTCATGGAGAACCCGCTCCCAGAGCTGGTGGCCACAGAGCTCCGCCTCATATCTAAGCTGCTCCAGATGTCCagccttcaagggcaagccctaggccgAAGCCAGGCAACACACCTAAAGAGGGCTTGCgacagctatggctgtcacaAGCTAGGGTACCTGATGCGGATAAGGTGGTGTTATTAGATGCGCCGATATCTCCTGGGCATACATTGGTCCAGCTGTGGAGGAAATCCTACAGCGCTCACTCCGGCAGCGTGAGACATCTCGGCAGGTGGCCGCTCTGCTCCCTCCCCGCACCCCGGAGCGATGTAGGTCGAGCCATTGACAAGCCCCCCAGGTGAAGACCATCACAAGAACGATCCCAGTGCCCATGGTAATGGGAAACCGAGCCCCTCTACAGACCGCCAGGAACGTGGGCCGCGGTTCGTCCGCGCAACAGCATTCCAGGAGGCAATTCAAGGGCCGTCGCTctaggcagccgcctcagagAGCTCAGCCCCAGCCTCAACAGCCCCAGCTGAAGCCCTGAGGGCCTgcagcctcagacccccttttacCGTACAACAGCTGCAATATTGGCATGCTTGCACCTCAGACAACTGGGTGCTCGTTACCTCTCTTAGACTATCACCCTcttagactaaaacataagtcatataccttatagcaatgcatcaatataaaagagatatagattcaaaatagttcttaccttccaaaatatatatggaagtgGAATATAATGTAAGGATAGAAacttcaaaggcaaagacttctaaatatgacaccaacagcaatcagctcgatcaaagatcttcagagcatggatcacatcagcttgtagttagcaagatGAGTGATacttgactaggattttaccttggtttttagaGTTTTTACATCAGAAgtcataattaaatcttaaacattaatatgcTTTGACAGCTCATGTCCTTCAattgaataacattttcaaaacacccggtaactccttctataagattaattagccatcatcAATAGAAGATtcttctgtaagcattttctcaGACGTATGGCATAACATGGTCCTATGTATGCTATGGCTCcccctcacttgtttttaccaggtcttcattaatttctatgatttaatgaagccatatATAGTTCACCACTGACTCCTCTTTCCTGTACCAGgaggtatttcttatatgtaaaagatcactcattatagaaacCTTTGGATTTCAAACCCCCTGAAACATTAAAACTTGCATTAGTTGCCAAAAAGTTATTTCCTTCAATTACCCACAGACCTGGTACTGTTTTGTTTCAAGCATAGACAAGGTTAACAAATGAATTACATTCTCTTTGGCAGATCCTACTATATGCCTTACACAGATTGATACTGTTATGCTTTgactttaagttaatttctgcactatattctcttattttcaaactgaacagttcttctgttaaagtaaaacatttacacttatactttgaattattctagaatatcTTTGTTTAGcctaaagactactttcagatcaagcttacttctttaAATAAGAGACTTGACTGTTAACATCTGAGTTAATTAAATTAGATTCTCATTTCTGCTTTTCTTCTCAAGGTTATAAACCTTGGCACCACTAGCTCAGACAAGtacaagcttagctcatttcacatGTGTTTTTTGGTCAGCGTTACCCCAccctagctccctttttactcagacttacaaagatactataatatatttactgttataaaataaaaaaaaacaggaatatagaatgctctaacataactataggttaatacagagaatattattaatttttgtatgaacagtgtgttttaacaaattGTTTAGTATTCTGCTGGCTTGTTCTTtaaaacacacatgcagtttcacaaatgttcagtttgtatcccaaagatcagcctgcttccagtagctgtcagtcttgggtcagtttctgctctcagtgagtctgtcaaagccaccacaggtgtgtctttaaaagcctgatacctacaaaaacttaaatcttgttagcagggcttccatctctacattcccattcccatcattagttggaagacttcaaataaattaaactgtttctatcaaagagacatctatctctgctgcatacacctttcactcaaaaaaggtgatcgcacctTGTACAAAGGAAGACATGTTTTAGATTCATTTGTGACactgccttgctgtgcaagtgagCCATCTGTCTCGTAGAACACATCTCCTGCGGAGAGGGGTTCTACTTGAAATATTTCATAgtcacagcccctctcaaagcagcgactgtcgcattGGATTGCTGACACGGTCGCTGAGGGTTATGACACTGCGGGTTTGTCGATTTCTATGAGGGGCCGTTTCGGACAAAAGTCTGTCAAAAACGGCGAGTGAAGGGTcacgtttccgcgcgcagggaatcatgtttccgcgcgcagggaatcatgtttccgcgcgcagggaatcatgttttccgcgcgcagggaatcatgtttccgcgcgcagggaatcatgttttccgcgcgcagggaatcatgtttccgcgcgcagggaatcatgttttctgcgcgcagggaatcaggtttctttGAGGGAGGAGTCGGCTTTATGAATTGAGACAAGGAAATCAGTAAATCGtcataaacagaagaaaaatggctacttgtatacattttttcattATAGTATTGTGCGCTATCTGTTCCGTTACTGACAATATCGAGGATCtgaatttatattttttggaGCTGGATGACTGTTTAGAACAAGTTCAACAGGCATTAGATACtaatgattttaatacatttgacCATCTACATCGTTTACTCGAAGAACATGTAAGGATTTTGTCAACTTTAGCATCCGTCCTGGACAGTTGTGAAGTAAGAACAATACCTTAGACTGGTTGTCTCAAAAATCTACTCTTTATTTGATGAATAgtgaaatgtaatgcatttcttaaaaaaaaaaatacattaagtaataataccaaaaaataaCATGTACACAGACCAATTCATACATTGACAGACATTAAAAGGAATACACTAGTAAATACTATTGCAGGATTTCATTATAGGACAagttacagaaaaaacaaaactgttttacaTGGTATTTAACTGAATTGGACTGTTTTACATGGTATTTTATCTGAACACCTGACCGATATTTGTCCTTAATTAATAATCAGTTTGGACTGAGCACTTTCTGCACGTCATCACTTTATTTGCCTGCTctttaatcaataaaataatattttttcacaTGGTTTTGATCAGTGGTTTTTCATCGCCATTCTTCAAAATGCATTTGGACATCTACACACCTGGTTGTGTTTGTTTAGACATCATTTTTAAGGCGCAGTAAGGACTTCATTtcagacttaaaaataaatacaaacattggacacaaggaaacatgtttttctttctggcttTCTTTCCTtgcatttatttcaaacaaataactaattttaatcttgatttttcaACAGGGAGTGGATCAAGTATGTTTGCTGATAAATAGATTATTTGACGCTGTGAGGACAGTGTATGGTGAAGTTGACCAAAGATTGGCTCCTCGATCCCAATTTgaatttcttttcaacagccccCTTGAAAGCACAAGAGGTCGCCCAAGGTATGGTTAAAAGCATTAAAGTATATTGATTTAAATGCTTATTGTATTGCTATTGCTACATTTTATGCTGAGAAAACGCACTACCATATTTAATcagagtaataataatatgtgttattttattattaaacaaattacatttaatgttgCAGATACTGCATAACCAAAGATCAACTACAGCAACTACGTGCAGCAGGAATGCCATGGTGTTCAATTGCAGCTTGCCTCTGCATAAGTGAGCGGACACTGTTTCGCAGAAGGCAGCAATATGGAATGACAGGAGAAAATTATGCCAACATCTCAAATAGTGAACTGGATAATATTATAAGGGAAATCCTGAGAGAAACGCTGAATGCAGGAGGCAACTATGttcaaggtaaaatacatttttcgcTGTAGAATTTTTGGTATTTGTTCATCAAAggtgtgtaataaaacataggtCTCAATCAGTGCATATCCTCTTACCCAGTGCAACTTAGAGgtttcacaaaaaatacacatttcaatagttatttgttatatatattgcatgttatTTTAGGCAATACAGGTGAAAGTGTACTTGCATGTAGTTatgattaggtttatttaattcGAACTAAACAACATTATGAACTATTGCTCTATTCTAAGGTGGTGTCCTAGCCAGAGGATTAAGAGTTCAGAGAAGGAGAATTAGAGATCGATTAAATGCCCTGGACCCAGTTCATTTATGGTAGGaacttaaacatttatataagGAAAGTTTAaggtaaaaataaagtttaaggtAAATTATAAATCCAGCAGTCCTGTACTGCTAGGGATTAaggattttaaattatatatatatatatatatatatatatatatatatatatatatatatatataaataacactaTTTGGTTGTGGATTCACAAGGTCCATTGTGTACATTatgtgtaaattgttttattggaAACCATGGAAACCTAATACTTAAAActtctattttttcttttcttcaggcACATTGATTCAAATCACAAGCTTATTTCATGGAGATTTGTGTACCATGGATGCATTGATGGTTACAGTAGAATGATTATATACCTGACATGCTGTACAAACAATTGTGCAGCTACTGTTTTGCATTTCTTTGAAGAGGGTGTATCAAGGTATGGGTTACCACTGAGAGTTAGAGGGGATCGAGGTGGTGAAAACATTGATGTTGCTAGATACATGATTATGAGCCGTGGCAGAAACAGAGGAAGTTTTATTGCAGGCAGAAGTGTTCACAACCAGAGAATAGAGCGTCTTTGGGGTGAAGTGAACAGAGTGGTTTCTGAGTTTTATAGGCAATTGTTTATGTACATGGAAAACATTGGAATCTTAGATTCTACAAATGAAGTTGATTTATGTGCATTacactttgtttacattccaagaATAGGAAATTCTGTGCAAGAATTCACTCGCCAGTGGAATTACCATCGACTTAGCACTGTTCAGTCAATGTCTCCCTTAGCATTATGGCATTCTGGAATACTTTCAAATCTTACTACAGTAAATTCACAAGATCTTCTGAGTGGCATAGATAATTATGGAATTGACCATGCAGGCCCAATTACAGCAAATGAGGCAGACACATACATTCATGTTCCACATAATACAGTACAAATGAGCGCTGAAAACCACAGGGAGCTTCTGTCGCTTTGTGATCCATTATCAGATGATGACAATAGTGgtattaatcattatttatttgttttggattATGTGATAAACAACGTTAGATAGTGTTGTATACAAATACTTACGTTCCAACTCAATTAATTGCAAAAACTATGTTGTTGTATCACTCCCGATGCTACATATGTGGGTGGATACTCATCCCCCTGTCCCTTTTAAGTTGGGTTAGTAGCCTGTCCAGGTCAAAAGCTTCAATCCCCATAGTTCCTAGCAAACCTCCTTTGTTTgtcctctttctttcttcttccttTTTCCAATAACAATTCCTTTCTGTTATCTTCAACTCCATCTCTGCCACATCTCTCTCCTCTACCTCTGATCACTTACAACCATCTGCTAATGCTGTGCATGCAAACCTTTCCTCTAGTCTTATTCTTGATTTTTCGCCAGCCTTCAACACCGTGGATCATTCTGTTCTCTCTACCACTCTGTCTAATCCTGGTATTTCTG from the Acipenser ruthenus chromosome 9, fAciRut3.2 maternal haplotype, whole genome shotgun sequence genome contains:
- the LOC131737957 gene encoding uncharacterized protein LOC131737957, with protein sequence MATCIHFFIIVLCAICSVTDNIEDLNLYFLELDDCLEQVQQALDTNDFNTFDHLHRLLEEHVRILSTLASVLDSCEGVDQVCLLINRLFDAVRTVYGEVDQRLAPRSQFEFLFNSPLESTRGRPRYCITKDQLQQLRAAGMPWCSIAACLCISERTLFRRRQQYGMTGENYANISNSELDNIIREILRETLNAGGNYVQGGVLARGLRVQRRRIRDRLNALDPVHLW